The Arachis ipaensis cultivar K30076 chromosome B07, Araip1.1, whole genome shotgun sequence genomic interval AATTAATTTATCACTTATTTATGTTATTACTTAGTAGTAACTATCTACTAGTTAAAGACACTAGTATACTATCTCATGTGAATGAATATGTAGTTATCCGTGACCCTCGTTAATATAAAATCATAGATAAGAGTTaaaaggaaaataataaaaatgtatgCAGCAGTAAAAAGTCTAATGATTTTCTCTTGATGAGGTTTATAAAAGTTTGAAGGAGATTAAAAATCATTCTAAGGCAATAATTTCCTCTTAGTTTCTCGTTTACCAATTCTAACAAGAAGGCAGCAACATGGTTCATTTACAAGCACTCAATTCAACCGAAACAACAATCGCAACACAGACAAAATCAAAGTAAATCCAACCATTAAACCATAATCACAATAATATCAAAGATAATTATAATTCATAGTCAAAAACCAAACTCAATCACATCAAATAATCACATAATACAACACTAGGTGTTTTAGCATCAAAATTCCAGTCACAAATACCTTTTTATTCCTTTCTTCATAGGAATGCATGATTATTGGCCTTAGCCTTTACTAAAGTATGTGTGCGTGTAGCTTGTTACTGACTCCCGTTTTTCTAAAAAAAGCCATACAGAGGATACAATCAAAAGGTTAACAAACTTAAACAATTCACGAAGGGGTTCACAAATCTTGAGATTGTATAAGGACCACACGCACCATatgactaaaaaaataaaaaaaatcagacCACATGCACCACTTCTTCAAAATTAAGGACTATAAAGAAAACAACAAATTAAGTCGTTAATTAGCTCCTTTTTCCTTTATCAAAATCATAAAATATTGATGGATACAACATTTATCATGCTAAATTTTTAAACATCTTAATTATTTCAAACAAAGAAGGTACAATTTTAATGTGACACTCTAACATATATCTAGGTATAGCATATTTAAGTGAGGGTACTCATTCTGTTAATTAAGCTTATACAGAGCACTAATTTTGATTCCACAAACTAAAACAAAAGGTTAATAAACTAAGAAAATAAAAGTAGTAGACAAAATTAATTTAAGATAACATCTTATCCATATTTTTATcgtagaaaaagaaaaacaacatagATTCATGATTTTATTCCTATCATACATGAGACATAAAAGTGAAGGAGGGGAAAAGTGTAAGAAGTGTTAAATTGGAAACTATGCAAATACTTGTGGCAAACTTTGAGAATTGCATCAGTGTCTAACAAAATGAGCATGGTGGAGACAAACCAAATTAAAATTAGGCAATATTAAGTTAAAAAAAGCATAAAACATAATATAAGGTTGGAAGTGCATaagaaaaacaaattacaaaatcTTATTCAGCCACAGAACTCAAAAAAGTTTATATTTTTCACCTTTTGggaattttcaaaataaaatacacCTTTGTAATTATCAAGACAACaaaaataactcatcaacattttttttcaacataaatttttaattatcaaaaccaagAATTCGACAGCAACATTAGAAGAAAACTTTTCCTAGGCatgatatttatttttcttactattactttgataattaaaatttgtaaataTATTATACAAAACGTCATCAAATCACATTCATAGCACATCTGAACCTCGGTGGCTTCAAGTTACAATATCAAACTAAATTATATATGAATTAGTTATGACCTGTTTATAAGTTTTATAGTTTTCTACAATTATGGATACCAGACTAGTAATTACAACTTGTTTTCAAAATGAAAGACACTAGACCTCTGGTTCAGCCACCAACCTACTTGGCATTCTAAATTCAATAAACTATTGAGTATTGATTATTGTAACTCAAATTAGGAATAAGGAAATGATATACATTTAGAATGCTAACaatttaaaatcatatatcatATCATCATATCTATTTTTAGAGGAATTTGATCACACACAAACACTTCATATTTCAAAATGCTAGACCTCTGGTTCAGCCACCAACCTACTTGGCATTCTAAATTCAATAAACTATTGAGTATTGATTATTGTAACTCAAATTAGGAATAAGGAAATGATATACATTTAGAATGCTAACaatttaaaatcatatatcatATATCATATCTATTTTTAGAGGAATCCGATCACACACAAACACTTCATCATCATTCACACTCCTTCATTTACCCAAACACTACCATTACCACACAAACACTTTATTGTCATTCACACAGTCACAATTGCATATACATACAAAATTGTTTCTGGTACAAGCAAATTAAGGATCCAGAATGTTAATTAGTTCATTCTGTTGTAAAGTAACAAGGTTTAATCACAAAACTAGAAGATATCGACAACATATATTCTTAACAGATTAGGTTATCAAcattcaataatcaattaatcacaAATCAAGACATCAAGAGGCAAAAAAACCAGAAGAGAGGAGATCGGTGAAGGGCTCTGACTGGCAGCGAGAGAGAGTATAGAGGAAGCGACCGAGACTTGGTGAGCAGAGAGCACAGAAGCGGCGGAAAGGCACAGAACACCAAAGCGAGAGACTACATCAAGAACAACAACACAGGTCAAAACACAAGCATTTAGCAAATAAACAAAACACAAGCATTTAGCAAATTAATTCAGCAAActaaaaaggaaataaataaacacaagcatttagcaaattaaataaatatagccTTGACTACATCTCTTATTATCTTATTGAGAGTGACACATGCTTATCTCTAATGCACCAAACTTGCCTTCAAATTCCCATTTTATCATCCTACTTCCACGTAGAGATGGCAACGGGTCCTCATGGAGGCGGGGACATGCAAATACCCTCCCTGTCCCCACGATAGGGACCCCATCCGCTGGATATCCGGATTTTtgcgaatttaaaaaaaaatctaaaaaataaaaaaagaaagaaaaaattgaaaaagaaaaagataatccTCAAGGTAATATATGTTCTtctttaatattaaatataagcTTGCTGATTAAATTATATTAAGAATCAGGGTAATATAtgttctcttctctttatcaATTATAACAACATTAGTACTGGTCTTTCTTAAAAGAACcaactaaaaaaagaaaatataacataattaaaataaagatattaAAATGAGTCAAGGCAACACCAAATCATATGAATTGCGGCAAGTTCTTCTTTAATATCTACATTGCATATACAAAACTTCAAGATACAAATATGCATGACAAcgataaattcaaattcaacaatGGAACAAGATTAGTTGTATACACAGCAGCTCACtaattttataattcaaattaacaaTCGCCCAAGAGGCATACACACTGAACCATTTTGTTTAATCATCCTTAACTCATTTTCAAAACAACAACAAACACAAGTAATAGTGCTTTTTCAGCAACAACACCCACAAtcatctcatcatcatcatcatcatcattattaatcACTAAAACTAATCAGCACCCTCAACAACATTCTTGCTATAATAATGGTCTCAATCTTCTACATCAGCATTGCTTTGTCTTCAATTACCGCACTCTATCAAGTTCGGAAGACACACACCAAATAAAATCACAGAAGACTTACGGGAAGGAAGAGCGACGAATGGCCAAGAAGCTGATGGACATGCTGCGACTAAGACCGGCCAAGATCTTGCTGGAAGCGGCAACGAAGACCGAACTAGAAGCGGCGACGGAGACCGTGCTGGAGGCGGCGGCGATGTTCAGGCTGCGATGAGAGAAAGCGACGACATTTTTGCCTCGGCCCTCAGACATGGGAAGATGACGATTTTGCAGTGAGACCGTGAGAGTGAGAGACGGTGATGGTAAGAGGGGAGAATCATGGCGGTGGAGGGGAGGAGGGTGGTAGATGGCGGTGAGAGTAGAGTCAGAGAGGTGCGAATTTCTGAAATTGTGAGaggatttgaattttggaagtggAGAGAGTACAGGCTTGGTGAGCTTCTCCATCTTTTTTGGAGTTGTCTTTCTAGAAGAGAAAGTTAATTTTATGTTGGaataattaatgtaaatttttttgtatttatcaAATATATTTAAGTANNNNNNNNNNNNNNNNNNNNNNNNNNNNNNNNNNNNNNNNNNNNNNNNNNNNNNNNNNNNNNNNNNNNNNNNNNNNNNNNNNNNNNNNNNNNNNNNNNNNNNNNNNNNNNNNNNNNNNNNNNNNNNNNNNNNNNNNNNNNNNNNNNNNNNNNNNNNNNNNNNNNNNNNNNNNNNNNNNNNNNNNNNNNNNNNNNNNNNNNNNNNNNNNNNNNNNNNNNNNNNNNNNNNNNNNNNNNNNNNNNNNNNNNNNNNNNNNNNNNNNNNNNNNNNNNNNNNNNNNNNNNNNNNNNNNNNNACACTACCATTACCACACACAAATACTTCATTGTCATTATATATCAAAACAATCTAAATGAGATATGCTAAAAAATATATCCTTATATATCAAAACTATAGTAAATTTCATAAAACATCATGGAAATTATGCAAATATTTATGGCAAACTTTGAGAACTGCAGCAGTGTCTAACAAAATAAGTATGGTGAGGGACAAACCAAATTAAAATTAGGCAATATTAAGTTAAAAAAAGCATAAAACATATATAAGGTTGGAAGTGTATAAAAAGAACAAAATACAAAATCTTACTCATCCCCATGACTAAAAAAAAGTTTATATTTTTCGCCTTTTTgggaatttttcaaaataaaatacccCTTTGTAATTATTAAGACAACAAAAATAACTCATCAATATTTTTGTTTCAGCATAaagttttaattatcaaaaccaagAATTAGACAGCAACATTGGAACCAAGAATTATCCAAACACTACCATTACCACATACAAATACTTCATTGTCATTCTAATTAACAATGAACAATGAACAAAGTAACAAAAACTAGCAAGCAAAGTAACAATGATTTCAATGTGAGTAACAATCAAATTAACAATGAAAAAAGTAAATTATCAATGAACAAAGCTGAATAACAATCACTCATCACAGAAATTAGAACCTGGCAGAGGATGCATAAAGAGAAGAGGAGGCAAGGATAATCTAGCGAAGGGGCGGTGTCTGAGGCTGGCAAGGGCGCGGGTTCTGAGACCGGCGGAGGCCAACAATGCAGGAGGCAGATCGGTTGTTCGCAAGTGAAGGCTAGTACCTGGGAGTGTGATTGATGATGGTGGAGGTGGTCTGAGGTGCAAGATTAGAGGCTGGAGTGGTGGATGTCTGACACCAGAGGTTCGAAGGTCCGAGAGAGTGACAGTTGCAGCGTTGAGCGCAAAGCACGAGCGGCGACCACAGACAGGAGGTAGAGCACGCAGAAGGAATTCGAAGCACGAGCAGCAACCACATATCGAAGGCAGAGCACGCAGAAGGAGGAAGAAGGAGATGAAGAACTGACCCTGAAACGGTGAAACCAAAAGACGGTTCTGAATAAAATGTTGGGTTTTTTGGCAAGGTAACCTAGGTATCTGTGATACGAGAGAGAAGGCACTTAAAAACTGAAATTCCCTAGAACTAAAAGGTGGTTTTGaataaagttttgatttttggCGCAAAGTAAATAATAAGTGGCATTGAAATAATCACGTataccaaattttaaaattataattatatctaatttttaataacaaattaaaaaaaagataaaattataacGAAAATATTTTCAATAAGTTATAGAATATTGATATCTAAATgatagatatttaaaaaaaattatatcaagtattaattttaaaatttttaaattaaattatgttCTTAAATCTTTGTTATATAATAATCTTAAAAGAATATTTAGTAAAATtaatatttgaaattaaaaattccTTTTATATTAATAGATAAGatggataagataagataactgccTCGAATTATATAAAAGGGAGCCAGAGGCTCCTCAATTACATTCCTCATTCTACACATATACTTCGTAAAACCATTCCGACTTGAGCGTCGAAGTATTCTTGCTAAGTACTGACCCCATCGCTCCAGTCAAACAATCTAACAACAGTTTCGACTCATAAGCCATACCAGAGACTTCTAGATaagtaaattcttttttttttagctaCTGTATCAATATTTAGTGTGCTAAAAGAGTCAATTGAAAAAATTCTTCATAGGtaaattctttttttaataactatCATTATGTGGTTTAATGTTCATTACTATAATTtttcattattaaaaaatttaatattacttTAAGGTTAgttctttatttaatttatcttatttagttgTTAGAACTGAATCAGTAATCGAACCAGTCAGATTACTGGGTCACTGGGTCATTAGTTCAACATGCATTTCTTGAAATTTTAGATTTCAATCGGTTTTATTTTTTGTACAGTCCAAATATTAGACTGGTCCGGTCCGATTTTAATAACTATGGTTATTTGTGTCTCTTTATGAAAAAAAGTTTGGATTGCCTTTtgaaaaaaatacttatttttttatattttttaaaattttaatggaTGGAAtactttttgaattttaataaaaaaatttaaaaaaaaaactcataagtagccaacattttttttatagttttaatcTTGTATATAAACTAATATTATTTACTATCTAATTTtcgtattttttatattaaataaaaatcttaattCCCTAATATTCTCCCATTAAATTAATGTGAAATACAAATCTGTCTAGACAAAATttttatgtcgatgaattattcAGTTTATGATAAttgaaattttataaataataggCCAACACATTGAATTATTGATCCTTTTTATGTAATgtagataatatttttttaaatgaacaAAAACTTATAATTAATTATGCAATTAAAATCAATTATTGTATGCACTGCAAGTGAAAATTTGTTagttcttttatttaatttgcaAAATGTTAGTCTTTTAACAAACAAGATCTTTTGCAAGCTtatttttgttctaattttagtatatattttaatttgtgtTATCTCAAAAATTTTATGTATGTGACTTATTCCTTATGGATTTTGAGATGATTTGttatttatcaaaatataatattataattttgtaaaattaaattaattctatTCATAGTTGGTTATCTCATAAAggtataattttattaatttaactttttatattctTTATATATAGATATGAAAATTCCAGAACATCGAAAGTGGATGTACACAGGAATTTGTCAATGGTGTTCGATATTTTATTGATACAATTACAAAACAACCCCAATTTGTACTTGAAGATAGTATACTTAGATGTCCTTACAAATTTTACTAGATTTATATAAATATGGTTTCATGCTAAGATACTGGTGTTGGGATTCACATGGAGAGAGTCCATTGCATTTGAATGTAGATCATGATAATCAAGAAGGCACATGTTCTTCTCCGCTTGCTAGTGTGCCAATAAGAAATTCGTATGAATCTATGGTGGTTGATACTGCTGGACCAGAATTGATGAGTCAATTTGAAGAACACATGGAGGAGCCTCCGAATGCAGAAGCTagaaaattttatgatttattacaGTCTGCTCAGTGCCCATTATTTGAAGGATGTGTCGGTCATTCAGAAATATCAATGGCAATTAAAATGTTGAGTATAAAATCTAAAGGGAATGTATCTTAACAAATCTTTGATGATTTCGTGAAAGTTATGAAGGAAGTGATGCATAAGGATAACTTACTTGTCTCTAATTTTTATGAAGCAAAGAAGCTAGTATCAAAACTTGGCATGGAGAGCAATAAAATTGATTGTTGCATTAATGGTTATATGCTATATTATAAGGAGGATGATATACCAAGAAAGAAGTGTAAATTTTGTCATTCTCCAAGGTACAAGATAGGTAAAAAGGGTAAAGAAGTGCCTTTAAAATGAATGCACTATTTACCACTTATACCTCGTTTAAGAAGACTTTATGCTTCAATGCACACAGCATCTCACATGCGATGGCATTTTGATCACGAGTTTAAAGGAGTTCTTGAGCATCCATCGGATTCAAAAGCATGGAAATATTTTGATAGAAAACATCCACAATTTTCTCAAGAACCACAGAATGTCAGATTAGGATTATGTGCTGATGGATTCATCCCTTTTGGTCAATCTGGTAAACAATATTCATATTGGCCAATAATTGTCACTCCTTATAACCTGCCTCCTTATATGTGCATAAAAACTCCTTACATGTTTTTATCCATGATTATCCCTGGTCTTCGTAATCCCAAAACTAGGATTGATGTATACCTGCAGCCCTTGATTGATGAGCTAAAATTACTGTGGAAAGAGGGTGTTTTAATTTATGATATTCATTCCAAGTCAAATTTTGTAATGTGAGCTGCCTTATTGTGGACTATTAATGATTTTTCTGCATATAGGATGTTGTCTAGATGGATGACAACAGGTAGGCTAGCATGCCCATACTATATGGAACAAACCAAGACATTCCAATCAAAAAATGGGATAAAGACATCATGGTTTGACTGCCACAGACAATTCTTGCCAGATAATCACATGTTTAGAAGAAACAAAGATGCATTCTATAATAATAGAATTGAGAGATCAGAACCTCCATCAAGATTAACTAGAGAGAAAATATGCGATATAGTTCAGAATTATGATAAGATAAGTGATGTTGAGCAACTTGAGATAGAAGGATACGGAAGTACGCATAATTGGaccaaaagaagcatattttgggATTTGCCTTATTGGCGTCATAATTTAATCTATCATAACCTTGATGTAATGCATATTGAGAAGAATGTATTTgataatatatttaatattatcatGGACATCAAAGAGAAGACTAAAGATAATGCAAAGACTAGAATGGATATGTCATTATACTGCAAGTGAAAAAGTTTAGAACTGCCAGAACAAAGTGGAGGTAAAATTATAAAACCCAAAGCAAACTACACATTTACCCTCCAGCAAAAGAAGGCAATATGTGAATGGGTGAAAGAGTTAAGGATGCCTGATGGATATGTTTCAAATTTAGGGAGATGTGTTGACATGAAGGAGGGCAAGTTATATGAAATAAAAAGTCTTGATTGTCATATATTTATGGAACGTTTACTCCCAATTGCTTTTAGTTCATTGCCAGAGCAGATATGGAAGCCAATAACAGAGTTAAGTCAATTCTTCCAAGATTTATGCTCAACATCGTTACGAGAAGATGTTCTCAATAAGCTTGAAGAAAATATTCCAATTGTGCAATGCAAGTTAGAACGTATTTTTCCTCCTAGATTTTTTGACTCAATGGAACATCTACCTATTCATTTGCCATTTGAAGAATTGCTTGGTGGTCCTGTGCAATATAGATAAATGTATCCTTTTGAGAGGTACCTTAGTCACACCTCTATATTTATTCTCAAATTTTCTTTTACTGTTTTATTAAGCCAATtgtttgttatttgattttttatgaatttttttatgaCAGATTTCTCCATCATCTTAAGAAAAAGGTCAAGAACAAAGCACATGTTGAAGGATCTATCATTGAATCATACCTAATTGAGGAGATTTTTTACTTTTGTGAGTACTATTTTAACCAAACTAGCATCAACACAAAGCAaaatgatgagggtgatgattcAATGCAACCAACTTTGTCTATTTTTAATTTGCCTGGTTGTTTGGCTGGTGAATGTAAAACTCGTTATTTAGATGACAAAGAATTCAGTGCAGCCATGAATCATATACTAATAAATTATGATGAAATTAAGCCATATATTAAGTGAGTATTTATATTCCTATGTATATTCttactaataataatattttcttatattgataatttaaatttctttgaaattcatgtactatAGTATCTTTGTGGACTTCATACATCAAGGTCATATTACTTTAAGTGATGAACAAGTTGATTAATTCATTGAAGCGGATTTTGCAAAGTggtttaaaaattatataagtCAACATGATATGATAGTTTTATTGTACACATTTTTTGGTAGATGACATATTGTATTCTAACTTATTGGTTCTTATTTAATATAGGTTCATGATCCTTTAAATAATGTGATGGATTTGAATATTCATTCCTTGGCATGGGGTCCTTTGAGAATTGTTAAATGTTGGCTTATTTACAAAGTCAATGGCTTCAAGTTTCACACAAGGTCTCGCTCAAGTGGAAAGTCAACTCAGAATTATGGAATATGTGTCAAAGACACAGGTTATGGTGAATATGAAAATGATTTCTATGGCTAGCTTGATGAAATTATTCAAGTTGAGTATACTGGGCTACCACTAAAAGAGTTGTACTATTTAAATGTGAATGATTTGATCACACGATTGGCAAAGGAACAAAGGTAAACAAAGAGTATAGAATCATACAAATTCGAAAGAATCGACGATATGGTAAATATGATCCATTTATCATTGCACATAAAGCAATCCAAGTATATTTTACACCTCATCCAATGAGCAACACCAGAGAAAAAGCAGAATGGTGGTTTGTATTCAAGACTAAAGCAAGAGATGAGATTAAGATTGAAACAACAGAAGATTTTGCATATCAAGAAGATGCCACAAATCAATCTAACAATCATATCTCAAATGATATTAACACTATTATTGATTTATTAGATACCGATAGTACAAgatatgaagatgatgatgatgatgatgatgatgagacacTTGGCGATGAGGACGAGGACGAGGATGAAGACGAAGACAAATATGAGGACGAGAACAATGAGGACAAAGATCAAACTGAATAGTATGAAAAAATGTAAGAACCGAGCATAATTAACCACCTAATTAGATAATTAAATTGCCCAAAATAGAATCCAAATATTTAGAACGAGAATTttaggatttaaatatgatttttggactcagtggctTTTTCTGAATTAGAAAATGTATTTTCGGCAAAAAACCGAGAAAAATCGTAAACCGGCagctgaaccggttgaaccgattcaagtctgtccggtactgcgcgagaaaaagtgaaaacagtcaaaaaccttagaaaaatattagaaatgggaAAACCGgtcgttaattttaaaggtttggcccaaagttgggccaactgGGATAAAACGCTAACAGGTTGGactgggcccaagttgggcccaagcccaacatataaataggTTCATAAGTGAATCCATTTCGACATAACTCACTTACAAGAACACTCACACAGCtgaaaaggggaagaagagaaaCCCCCATAGTTACTATTCATTGTCatcttctcaagctcatatctttagttacggagctccgatcgccccaccgtttgcggccacgcgatccttgtgaagagctctacaaaaatCACCCAAGAAATTGGTAAGGAAATCACGAAATCCCTCTCAgttcttctctccaaaatttcgaaattttagggcttttgattaaatgagtttttgtgattttgagtGTTTAGGTGCACTCTAGCCCTtgattgatgttgattttggCTTTCAAAAATTGTTGGACAAGGTAAGAGGTCTTGAAATCTTGTTAAATTTTAATCatgatgagccctaggttgattagtTGTTATTTATGTGTATTATAGCTTGAGGTTGTGATTATTGGCAAttattggagcttgttggtgcttgttggagttaaATTGGTGGCTTGCTTGTGGTGAAAAGCTTAGTTTGTGCTCAATTTGGGTTTTTGGCACATTgggaatcggtcaaggtatggtttcggtttcctctatataatatataatattcatggacacttaggctagagacccataggataggtttgtaTTGATATGGTTGTTGGTGTTGGTTGGTTGATGAtgtatggtgaattgatagtgTTAATATTGTTAAATAATGAGGTTGATGTCTAATGTATGATAAATTTGAATGAATGTATATTGTTGATTGTTGATATAAAGCATGAATGAGAATTTATGATGAAGATTGATAGTGATAGAATGATGATTGGTGAATGTGTTGGTGAAGGTTTGATTATAGTGTTGTATAAT includes:
- the LOC110264336 gene encoding uncharacterized protein LOC110264336; this translates as MEKLTKPVLSPLPKFKSSHNFRNSHLSDSTLTAIYHPPPLHRHDSPLLPSPSLTLTVSLQNRHLPMSEGRGKNVVAFSHRSLNIAAASSTVSVAASSSVFVAASSKILAGLSRSMSISFLAIRRSSFPLSLWCSVPFRRFCALCSPSLGRFLYTLSRCQSEPFTDLLSSGFFAS